In Comamonadaceae bacterium OS-1, a single window of DNA contains:
- the nitA gene encoding aliphatic nitrilase codes for MAAISAKATSVRAAAVQIAPDFERPEGTLERVCEAIAEGARKGVQIMVFPETFLPYYPYFSFVLPPVLQGAPHLKLYERAVVVPGPVTAAVAEQARAHGMVVVLGVNERDHGSLYNTQLVFDADGSLALKRRKITPTYHERMVWGMGDGAGLKVVETAVGRVGALACWEHYNPLARYSLMAQHEEIHCAQFPGSLVGPIFAEQMEVTIRHHALESGCFVVNATGWLTDAQIMAITPDTALQKALRGGCHTAIVSPEGKHLAPPLTEGEGMVITDLDMALITKRKRMMDSVGHYARPELLGLVLNDRPAVPLQRMAATPSTFESPYEPQPPTHES; via the coding sequence ATGGCTGCCATATCCGCTAAAGCCACCTCAGTCCGTGCGGCCGCGGTGCAGATTGCCCCGGACTTTGAACGCCCCGAAGGCACGCTGGAGCGGGTGTGCGAGGCTATCGCCGAAGGGGCCCGCAAGGGCGTGCAAATCATGGTCTTCCCCGAGACCTTCCTGCCCTACTACCCCTACTTCTCGTTCGTGCTGCCGCCGGTGCTGCAAGGTGCGCCCCACCTGAAGCTGTACGAGCGCGCCGTGGTAGTGCCCGGCCCGGTAACGGCGGCAGTAGCCGAGCAGGCGCGGGCCCACGGCATGGTGGTGGTGCTGGGCGTGAACGAGCGCGACCATGGCAGCCTGTACAACACCCAGCTGGTGTTCGACGCCGACGGCAGCCTGGCGTTGAAGCGCCGCAAGATCACCCCCACCTACCACGAGCGCATGGTCTGGGGCATGGGCGATGGGGCCGGGCTGAAGGTGGTGGAAACGGCGGTGGGCCGCGTGGGCGCACTGGCCTGCTGGGAGCACTACAACCCGCTGGCCCGCTACAGCCTGATGGCGCAGCACGAAGAAATCCACTGCGCCCAGTTCCCCGGCTCGCTGGTCGGGCCGATTTTTGCCGAGCAGATGGAAGTCACCATCCGCCACCACGCACTCGAATCCGGCTGCTTTGTGGTCAACGCCACAGGCTGGCTGACGGACGCACAAATCATGGCCATCACCCCCGACACGGCGCTGCAAAAAGCCCTGCGCGGCGGCTGCCACACAGCCATTGTTTCGCCCGAGGGCAAGCACCTGGCCCCGCCGCTGACCGAGGGCGAAGGCATGGTGATTACCGACCTGGACATGGCGCTGATCACCAAGCGCAAACGCATGATGGATTCGGTGGGCCACTACGCCCGCCCCGAGCTGCTGGGCCTGGTGCTCAACGACCGCCCCGCCGTACCCCTGCAGCGCATGGCCGCCACCCCCTCTACCTTTGAAAGCCCGTATGAACCTCAGCCTCCAACCCATGAGTCGTGA
- the ptsJ_1 gene encoding vitamin B6 salvage pathway transcriptional repressor PtsJ, translated as MNKTPAHWIKKLHKSDKPAYLLMADLIADDVRTGRLVARDRLPTLRELAEDLQLNYTTVARGYSEARKRGLIDSHAGMGTYVRGSSPSLPLRGGSAAEMTMNLPPEPQDPALLAHMHDTAAGVMASADLYALLRYQDFGGTLHDREVAAQWLRRRVPTSRVEQVLVCPGIHSVLTALFSQLARPGELVCVEALTYPGVKAIAAQLGIQLHALPLDDDGPSAEAFEHACKTLHPKALYCNPTLLNPTTATVSRSRREALADVALRYAIPIIEDDAYAMLPREMPPTMATLAPGLTYYITGFAKCFGAGLRNAYVCSPGDRQSQRLAGALRATTVMASPFTNALATFWVEDGTADAMLQAIRSECAARQAVAERHLAPFGMRGHPEAFHLWLPVAEGWSPVELAAHLRSQGVGVVASAAFSTDGDPPDAVRICLGGPTTLDECERGMHLVADTLLHPVHHHATNL; from the coding sequence ATGAACAAAACCCCCGCCCACTGGATCAAGAAGCTGCACAAGAGCGACAAGCCGGCCTACCTCTTGATGGCCGACCTGATTGCCGACGACGTGCGCACCGGCAGATTGGTGGCCCGCGACCGCCTGCCCACGCTGCGCGAGCTGGCCGAGGACCTGCAGCTCAACTACACCACCGTGGCGCGCGGCTACAGCGAGGCCCGCAAGCGCGGCCTGATCGACAGCCACGCGGGCATGGGCACCTATGTGCGCGGCAGCAGCCCCAGCCTGCCCCTGCGCGGTGGCAGTGCGGCCGAGATGACCATGAACCTGCCGCCCGAGCCCCAAGACCCGGCCCTGCTGGCCCACATGCACGACACCGCCGCCGGGGTCATGGCCAGCGCCGACCTGTACGCCTTGCTGCGCTACCAGGACTTTGGCGGCACCCTGCACGACCGCGAGGTGGCCGCCCAGTGGCTGCGCCGCCGCGTGCCCACCAGCCGGGTGGAGCAGGTGCTGGTCTGCCCCGGCATCCACAGCGTGCTGACGGCCTTGTTTTCGCAACTGGCGCGCCCTGGCGAGCTGGTGTGCGTAGAGGCGCTGACCTACCCCGGCGTGAAAGCCATCGCCGCCCAGCTCGGCATCCAGCTGCACGCCCTGCCGCTGGACGACGACGGCCCCAGCGCCGAAGCCTTCGAGCACGCCTGCAAAACCCTGCACCCCAAGGCGCTGTACTGCAACCCCACGCTGCTCAACCCCACCACCGCCACCGTCAGCCGTTCGCGCCGTGAGGCCCTGGCCGACGTGGCCTTGCGCTACGCGATTCCGATCATCGAAGACGATGCCTATGCGATGTTGCCCAGGGAGATGCCGCCGACCATGGCCACCTTGGCCCCAGGCCTCACCTACTACATCACCGGCTTCGCCAAATGCTTTGGCGCGGGCCTGCGCAACGCCTACGTGTGCTCGCCCGGCGACCGCCAATCGCAGCGGCTGGCCGGAGCCCTGCGTGCCACCACGGTGATGGCCTCGCCGTTCACCAACGCGCTCGCCACCTTCTGGGTGGAAGACGGTACGGCCGATGCCATGCTGCAAGCCATCCGCAGCGAATGCGCCGCCCGCCAGGCGGTGGCCGAGCGCCACCTGGCCCCCTTTGGCATGCGCGGCCACCCCGAGGCCTTCCACCTGTGGCTGCCCGTGGCCGAGGGCTGGAGCCCCGTGGAACTGGCCGCCCACTTGCGCAGCCAGGGCGTGGGCGTGGTGGCCAGCGCCGCGTTTTCCACCGACGGCGACCCGCCCGATGCCGTACGCATCTGCCTGGGTGGCCCCACCACGCTGGACGAATGCGAGCGCGGCATGCACCTGGTGGCTGATACGCTGCTACACCCGGTGCACCACCACGCCACCAATCTTTAA
- the cynS gene encoding cyanate hydratase, whose amino-acid sequence MNRNDITEKIITVKVAKGIQWADVAKKVGQSKEWTTAACLGQMTCDAAQAKAIGKIFGLTSDEQKWLQVVPYKGSLPTPVPTDPLIYRWYEIVSVYGSTIKELIHEEFGDGIMSAIDFSMDIERQPDPKGDRVKVVLSGKFLPYKTY is encoded by the coding sequence ATGAACCGCAATGACATCACCGAAAAAATCATCACCGTCAAGGTCGCCAAAGGCATCCAGTGGGCCGACGTGGCCAAAAAGGTCGGCCAGTCCAAGGAATGGACGACAGCAGCCTGCCTGGGCCAGATGACCTGTGATGCCGCGCAGGCCAAGGCCATCGGCAAGATCTTCGGCCTGACCAGCGACGAGCAAAAGTGGCTGCAGGTGGTGCCCTATAAAGGCTCGCTGCCCACCCCCGTGCCCACCGACCCGCTGATCTACCGCTGGTACGAGATCGTCAGCGTATATGGCAGCACCATCAAGGAGCTGATCCACGAAGAGTTCGGCGACGGCATCATGAGCGCCATTGATTTCAGCATGGACATAGAGCGCCAGCCCGACCCCAAGGGCGACCGGGTCAAGGTGGTGTTGTCGGGGAAGTTTTTGCCGTACAAGACGTATTGA
- the gpmB_1 gene encoding phosphoglycerate mutase GpmB — protein MQLLLIRHGQTDVNAEHRYLGALDPELNAFGVAQAVALNGVLPADLAAVVCSPLRRARQTADLLCLGRACSPVVHAAFRERNVGIFEGLTQTEARQQFPALWAQNVTRTWDAAPPGGETIQAVVDRVHHGLRELYAAYAGQQIALVAHGFVAKVVRAVSHAGFEDFFDWQLGNGAVYQLAWMGLDVPPVGSADYTYFDSKK, from the coding sequence ATGCAACTGCTTCTCATCCGGCACGGGCAAACGGATGTCAATGCCGAGCACCGCTATCTGGGCGCTTTGGACCCGGAGCTCAACGCCTTTGGGGTGGCGCAGGCCGTCGCGCTCAACGGCGTGCTGCCTGCCGATTTGGCGGCGGTGGTGTGTTCACCGCTGCGCCGGGCACGGCAAACTGCCGATTTGCTGTGCCTGGGTCGGGCTTGCAGTCCAGTGGTGCACGCTGCGTTTCGCGAACGGAACGTGGGCATTTTTGAAGGACTGACCCAGACAGAGGCCCGCCAGCAATTCCCGGCGCTATGGGCACAGAATGTCACCCGTACCTGGGATGCCGCGCCTCCCGGTGGCGAGACGATTCAGGCCGTGGTGGACCGGGTCCACCACGGCCTGAGGGAGCTTTACGCAGCCTATGCAGGCCAGCAAATTGCCCTGGTGGCACACGGCTTTGTCGCCAAGGTGGTGCGCGCCGTCAGCCACGCAGGTTTTGAAGACTTCTTTGACTGGCAGCTAGGCAATGGAGCCGTGTACCAACTCGCATGGATGGGCCTAGATGTACCTCCTGTCGGCAGTGCCGATTACACCTATTTTGATAGTAAAAAATAG
- the ysnE gene encoding putative N-acetyltransferase YsnE, with product MHITTDDLSGPEIRALLQEHLDSMYALSPPESVHALDITKLRAPDITFWTAWDGPLLLGCGALKQLDAHHGELKSMRTPAAHRGRGAGRALLMHILDVAKARGYTRLSLETGTAEAFHPAQKLYASVGFRFCGPFADYREDPHSVFMALDL from the coding sequence ATGCACATCACAACCGACGACCTCAGCGGCCCCGAGATCCGGGCCTTGCTGCAAGAGCACCTGGACAGCATGTACGCCCTCTCGCCCCCCGAGAGCGTGCATGCCCTGGACATCACCAAGCTGCGCGCCCCCGACATCACTTTCTGGACCGCCTGGGATGGCCCGCTGCTGCTGGGCTGCGGCGCACTCAAACAGCTCGATGCCCACCACGGCGAGCTCAAATCCATGCGCACCCCCGCCGCCCACCGGGGCCGGGGTGCCGGACGCGCCTTGCTGATGCACATACTGGACGTGGCCAAAGCCCGCGGCTACACCCGCCTGAGCCTGGAAACCGGCACCGCAGAGGCCTTCCACCCCGCGCAAAAGCTCTACGCCAGCGTAGGCTTTCGCTTCTGCGGCCCCTTCGCCGACTACCGTGAAGACCCGCACAGCGTGTTCATGGCCTTGGATTTGTAA
- the fabI gene encoding enoyl-[acyl-carrier-protein] reductase [NADH] FabI, with protein sequence MGFLAGKKLLITGVLSNRSIAYGIAKACRREGAELAFSYVGERFKDRITEFAADFDSKLIFDCDVGDDAQIDKLFTDLAQTWPTFDGFVHSIGFAPREAITGDFLEGLSRESFRVAHDISAYSFPAMAKAALPYLSDKSALLTLTYLGSLRVLPNYNTMGLAKASLEASVRYLAESVGPKGVRVNGISAGPIKTLAASGIKDFGKMLKATAECPIRRNVTIDDVGNVAAFLLSDLAAGVSAEITYVDGGFSQVVGGIGEAA encoded by the coding sequence ATGGGCTTTCTGGCTGGCAAAAAACTACTCATCACCGGTGTTCTGAGCAATCGCTCCATCGCCTACGGCATTGCCAAGGCCTGCCGCCGCGAAGGCGCGGAGCTGGCCTTCAGTTACGTGGGTGAACGTTTCAAGGACCGCATCACCGAATTCGCCGCCGACTTCGACTCCAAACTCATTTTCGACTGCGACGTGGGCGATGACGCGCAAATCGACAAGCTGTTCACCGACCTGGCCCAGACCTGGCCTACCTTCGACGGCTTCGTCCACAGCATCGGCTTTGCACCGCGCGAAGCGATCACCGGTGACTTTTTGGAGGGCCTGAGCCGCGAAAGCTTCCGCGTGGCCCATGACATCAGCGCCTACAGCTTCCCCGCCATGGCCAAGGCCGCCCTGCCCTACCTCAGCGACAAGTCGGCCCTGCTCACGCTCACCTACCTGGGCAGCCTGCGCGTCTTGCCCAACTACAACACCATGGGCCTGGCCAAAGCCAGCCTGGAAGCCAGCGTGCGCTACCTGGCCGAGTCGGTCGGCCCCAAGGGCGTGCGCGTCAACGGCATCAGCGCCGGCCCCATCAAAACCCTGGCCGCCAGCGGCATCAAGGACTTCGGCAAGATGCTCAAGGCCACCGCAGAGTGCCCCATCCGCCGCAACGTGACGATTGACGACGTGGGCAATGTGGCCGCGTTTCTGCTGAGCGACCTGGCCGCAGGCGTGAGCGCCGAGATCACCTATGTGGATGGCGGCTTCAGCCAGGTGGTGGGTGGCATCGGCGAAGCCGCTTAA
- the appA gene encoding oligopeptide-binding protein AppA — protein MRVAGLFLSMCCCVPAWGAHAYAQFGDVKYPAGFSHFSYVNPDAPKGGEIRMVPPTRPTNFDKFNPFTLKGTAPFGIGGMLMESLLVGNMEEPTTAYGLLAEDVEVAADKLSVTFKLHPAARFHDGTPVLAADVAYSFNTLVGKLAAPQYRSIFAEVKGVVVLGERTVRFDFASPNPELPLVVGTGLPVFSRAWGKGVPFDNVVEQVPIGSGPYKITQPKLGRDITYTRDPAYWARELGVRKGQFNFDRITYKIYLDETSRFEGLRAGEFDFMREFISRNWARQYVGKQFDNGTLKKATFVNRNPGDFQGYVLNLRNPKFKDVRVREALGLAMDFEWLNRQLFYGAYQRVNGYFPNSEFQAQGLPGADELALLEPLRAKLRPEVFGPAYLSPSTAPPHSLRDNLRQAQKLLHEAGWDYRDGALRNAQGEAFTIEFLNDQPSLGRVLAPLQKSMEKLGIALQLRVVDFSLSKQKMDAFDFEMSSVRLVGSSAPGGELLELYGSKAAATPGSNNIWGIADPAVDALLQKVVTATTRPELATAMRALDRVLTHGHYSIPQWFSNAFFVGYRPAPFVLPATTPPLYQVDGWASSTWWATPGNK, from the coding sequence ATGCGGGTTGCGGGACTTTTTCTGTCGATGTGTTGCTGCGTGCCCGCCTGGGGGGCGCATGCCTACGCGCAATTTGGCGACGTGAAATACCCCGCCGGGTTCAGCCATTTCAGCTATGTGAACCCCGATGCGCCCAAGGGCGGCGAGATCCGCATGGTGCCGCCCACCCGGCCCACCAACTTCGACAAGTTCAATCCGTTTACCTTGAAGGGCACGGCCCCTTTTGGCATTGGCGGCATGCTGATGGAGTCGCTGCTGGTGGGCAATATGGAAGAGCCCACCACCGCCTACGGCCTGCTGGCCGAGGACGTGGAGGTCGCCGCCGACAAGCTCAGCGTCACCTTCAAACTGCACCCCGCCGCCCGCTTCCATGACGGCACGCCGGTGCTGGCCGCCGACGTGGCCTACTCCTTCAACACCTTGGTCGGCAAGCTGGCCGCGCCGCAGTACCGCAGCATTTTTGCCGAGGTGAAGGGCGTGGTGGTGCTGGGCGAGCGCACGGTGCGCTTCGACTTTGCCAGCCCCAACCCCGAGCTGCCGCTGGTGGTGGGCACCGGCCTGCCGGTGTTCAGCCGCGCCTGGGGCAAGGGCGTGCCGTTTGATAACGTCGTGGAGCAGGTGCCCATAGGCTCCGGCCCGTACAAGATCACCCAGCCCAAACTGGGCCGCGACATCACCTACACCCGCGACCCGGCCTACTGGGCGCGCGAGCTGGGCGTGCGCAAGGGCCAGTTCAACTTTGACCGCATTACCTACAAAATCTACCTGGACGAAACCTCGCGTTTCGAGGGGCTGCGGGCGGGGGAATTCGACTTCATGCGCGAATTCATCTCGCGCAACTGGGCGCGGCAGTACGTGGGCAAGCAGTTTGACAACGGCACCCTGAAAAAAGCCACCTTCGTGAACCGCAACCCCGGCGACTTCCAGGGCTATGTGCTGAACCTGCGCAACCCCAAGTTCAAAGACGTGCGGGTGCGCGAGGCACTGGGCCTGGCGATGGATTTTGAGTGGCTGAACCGCCAGCTCTTTTACGGCGCCTACCAGCGAGTCAACGGCTACTTCCCCAACAGCGAATTCCAGGCCCAGGGCCTGCCCGGCGCGGACGAGCTGGCCCTGCTGGAGCCGCTGCGGGCGAAACTGCGGCCCGAGGTGTTTGGCCCGGCCTACCTGTCGCCAAGCACCGCGCCGCCACACAGCCTGCGCGACAACCTGCGCCAGGCGCAAAAGCTGCTGCACGAGGCCGGTTGGGACTACCGCGACGGTGCGCTGCGCAATGCCCAGGGCGAGGCTTTCACGATCGAGTTTTTGAACGACCAGCCCAGCCTGGGGCGGGTGCTGGCGCCGCTGCAAAAGTCCATGGAAAAGCTGGGCATTGCGCTGCAGTTGCGGGTGGTGGATTTCTCGCTGTCCAAGCAAAAAATGGATGCGTTTGATTTCGAGATGAGCAGCGTGCGCCTGGTGGGCAGCAGTGCGCCCGGCGGCGAGCTGCTGGAGCTGTACGGCTCCAAGGCGGCGGCCACACCCGGCTCCAACAACATATGGGGCATTGCCGACCCCGCCGTGGATGCCCTGCTGCAAAAAGTGGTGACCGCCACCACCCGGCCCGAACTGGCCACCGCCATGCGCGCCCTGGACCGGGTGCTGACCCACGGCCATTACTCCATTCCGCAGTGGTTCAGCAACGCCTTCTTTGTGGGCTACCGGCCCGCGCCCTTTGTGCTGCCCGCCACCACGCCGCCGCTTTACCAGGTGGACGGCTGGGCCAGCAGCACCTGGTGGGCAACGCCTGGCAATAAATAA
- the yejB gene encoding inner membrane ABC transporter permease protein YejB — MFSYILKRVLLMVPTLLGVLLVTFAVVQFVPGGPVEQMVSQLQGRDSGGERAAASGAGYRGRQGIDPKQIEEIRQLYGFDKPAPQRFWQMLGQFARFDLGQSFYQHKDVWQLVKEKLPVSVSLGLWTFFLSYLVAVPLGIAKAVRAGSRFDFVTTLLILVGYAIPGFVLGVALVVVFGGQLQWFPLRGLTSSNWDTLGWGAKVVDYLWHIALPVTAMVLGSFAVTAILTKNAFLEEIRKQYVLTARAKGLSERQVLWKHVLRNALIPIVTGFPAAFIGAFFTGSLLIETLFSLDGLGLLSFESVIRRDYPVVLGTLYLFTLIGLVTKLISDLCYVWVDPRVRFD, encoded by the coding sequence ATGTTCTCGTACATCCTCAAACGCGTTCTACTGATGGTGCCCACGCTGCTGGGCGTGCTGCTGGTGACCTTCGCCGTGGTGCAGTTCGTGCCCGGCGGGCCGGTGGAGCAGATGGTGTCGCAGCTCCAAGGCCGCGATTCGGGTGGCGAGCGGGCGGCGGCCTCGGGCGCGGGCTACCGCGGGCGGCAGGGGATAGACCCGAAACAGATCGAAGAAATCCGCCAGCTCTACGGCTTCGACAAGCCCGCGCCGCAGCGCTTTTGGCAGATGCTGGGCCAGTTTGCCCGGTTCGACCTGGGCCAGAGCTTCTACCAGCACAAGGACGTGTGGCAACTGGTGAAAGAGAAGCTGCCGGTGTCCGTCAGCCTGGGGCTATGGACCTTCTTTTTGAGCTACCTGGTCGCCGTGCCCCTGGGTATTGCCAAGGCGGTGCGGGCCGGGTCGCGGTTTGACTTTGTGACCACGCTGCTGATTCTGGTGGGCTACGCCATCCCCGGCTTTGTGCTGGGCGTGGCGCTGGTGGTGGTTTTTGGCGGGCAGTTGCAGTGGTTTCCGCTGCGCGGGCTCACCTCCAGCAATTGGGACACGCTAGGCTGGGGCGCGAAGGTGGTGGACTACCTGTGGCACATCGCGCTGCCGGTCACCGCCATGGTGCTGGGCAGCTTCGCCGTGACCGCCATTCTGACCAAGAACGCGTTTCTGGAAGAAATCCGCAAACAGTACGTGCTGACGGCCCGCGCCAAGGGCCTGAGCGAGCGGCAGGTGCTGTGGAAGCACGTACTGCGCAATGCGCTGATTCCCATCGTCACCGGCTTCCCTGCCGCCTTCATCGGTGCGTTTTTCACCGGCTCGCTGCTGATCGAAACCCTGTTTTCGCTCGACGGCCTGGGCCTGCTGAGCTTTGAAAGCGTAATCCGCCGCGACTACCCTGTGGTGCTAGGCACGCTGTACCTGTTTACGCTGATCGGCCTGGTGACCAAGCTGATTTCCGACCTTTGTTATGTGTGGGTAGATCCCAGGGTTCGCTTTGACTGA
- the yejE gene encoding inner membrane ABC transporter permease protein YejE, which produces MVSPTPSRRAWQRFKRNRLGYWSLVIFCVLVVLSLLAEVLSNDRPLVLRYQGQTYFPLVKDYAETTFGGDFPTPTDYLDPFIQQQLAKDGNWAIYPPNPYGPKTLNYFAKFPNPSAPSRANLLGTDDRGRDLLAQLVYGFRVSVLFALALTAVGTVLGIATGAVQGFFGGKTDLAFQRFIEIWGSMPELYLLIIFSAIFAPSISLLLVLLSLFGWMGLSDYVRAEFLRNRQMDYVKAARALGVGNAQIIWRHILPNSLTPVVTFLPFRMSAAILALTSLDFLGLGVPPGTPSLGELLSQGKANIDAWWISLSTFAVLAITLLLLTFMGDALRDALDPRKAQA; this is translated from the coding sequence TTGGTAAGCCCCACCCCCTCCAGGCGCGCGTGGCAGCGCTTCAAACGCAACCGCCTGGGCTACTGGAGCCTGGTGATTTTCTGCGTGCTGGTGGTGTTGAGCCTGCTGGCCGAGGTGCTGAGCAACGACCGCCCGCTGGTGCTGCGTTACCAGGGCCAAACCTATTTCCCGCTGGTGAAAGACTACGCCGAGACCACCTTTGGCGGCGACTTTCCCACGCCCACCGATTACCTCGACCCCTTCATCCAGCAGCAATTGGCCAAAGACGGCAACTGGGCCATCTACCCGCCTAACCCCTATGGCCCCAAGACGCTGAACTACTTTGCCAAATTTCCCAACCCCTCAGCCCCGTCGCGTGCCAACCTGCTGGGCACGGACGACCGGGGGCGCGACTTGCTGGCACAGTTGGTGTACGGCTTTCGCGTCAGCGTGCTGTTTGCGCTGGCGCTCACGGCGGTGGGCACGGTACTGGGCATCGCCACCGGGGCGGTGCAGGGCTTTTTTGGTGGCAAGACCGACCTGGCGTTCCAGCGCTTTATCGAAATCTGGGGCTCCATGCCCGAGCTGTACCTGCTGATCATCTTCAGCGCCATCTTCGCGCCCAGCATCAGCCTGCTGCTGGTCTTGCTGAGTCTTTTTGGCTGGATGGGCCTGAGCGACTATGTGCGCGCCGAGTTTCTGCGCAACCGGCAAATGGACTACGTAAAGGCTGCGCGCGCCCTGGGCGTGGGCAATGCGCAAATCATCTGGCGGCACATCCTGCCCAACAGCCTCACGCCCGTGGTCACCTTTTTGCCGTTCCGCATGAGCGCGGCCATCCTGGCGCTGACCTCGCTGGACTTTCTGGGCCTGGGCGTGCCGCCGGGCACACCGTCGCTGGGCGAGCTGCTGAGCCAGGGCAAGGCGAATATCGACGCTTGGTGGATTTCGCTGTCCACCTTTGCGGTGCTGGCGATCACGCTGCTGCTGCTGACCTTCATGGGCGATGCCCTGCGGGACGCACTCGATCCCCGGAAGGCCCAGGCATGA
- the yejF gene encoding putative ABC transporter ATP-binding protein YejF — protein MSLLDVQDLTVSFDGKPVVNGISFQIQPGEKLALVGESGSGKTISALSLLRLVADAQTTGKAVFGGQDLLALPEHTLRGIRGQDIAMIFQEPMTALNPLFTIGRQIAEVFELKQGFTPIQSAQAAIEMLASTGVTEPERRVGSYPHQLSGGQRQRAMIAMALACKPKLLLADEPTTALDVTVRGQILALLSDLQRQYGMAVLLITHDLHLVRQFADRVAVMERGHIVETGAVAGVFENPQHAYTRKLIASKPVRDVVPETAAAPLLQATGLRVAYPMALPGIRGWFKKSEFVALQDASFAIPLGQTLGVVGESGSGKSTLALAVLGLQAYGGAVQIGGQTWGREAGRNKALRATIQVVFQDPFSSLSPRLTVEEIVGEGLRVHAPQHNATERQRQVLQALADVGMDEAQFPGLLQRYPHAFSGGQRQRLAIARALIVQPQLLVLDEPTSALDVTIQQQVLQLLQRLQRERGLAYLLITHDMDVIRAMAHQVLVVQNGEIVESGAVHQVLDAPHHPYTRTLVAAST, from the coding sequence ATGAGCTTGCTCGACGTGCAGGATTTAACCGTCAGCTTTGACGGCAAGCCGGTAGTCAATGGCATCAGCTTCCAGATCCAGCCCGGCGAAAAGCTGGCGCTGGTGGGCGAGTCGGGCTCGGGCAAGACCATCTCGGCCCTCAGTTTGCTGCGGCTGGTGGCCGATGCACAGACCACGGGCAAGGCTGTGTTTGGCGGGCAAGACCTGCTGGCGCTGCCGGAGCACACGCTGCGTGGCATCCGCGGCCAGGACATCGCCATGATCTTCCAGGAGCCGATGACGGCGCTGAACCCGCTGTTCACCATTGGCCGCCAGATCGCCGAGGTTTTTGAACTAAAACAAGGCTTCACGCCCATCCAATCAGCACAGGCAGCTATTGAAATGCTAGCTAGTACGGGTGTGACCGAACCCGAGCGCCGGGTGGGCAGCTACCCGCACCAGCTCAGCGGCGGCCAGCGCCAGCGCGCCATGATCGCCATGGCCCTGGCCTGTAAGCCGAAGCTGCTGCTGGCCGACGAGCCCACCACCGCGCTGGACGTGACGGTGCGCGGCCAAATTCTGGCGCTGCTGTCGGATTTGCAGCGCCAATACGGCATGGCGGTGCTGCTGATCACCCACGACCTGCACCTGGTGCGCCAGTTTGCCGACCGCGTGGCGGTGATGGAGCGCGGCCACATCGTGGAAACCGGTGCTGTGGCGGGCGTGTTCGAGAACCCGCAACATGCCTACACCCGCAAACTGATCGCCAGCAAGCCGGTGCGCGATGTGGTGCCCGAAACCGCTGCCGCTCCCTTGCTGCAGGCGACAGGGCTGCGGGTGGCTTACCCCATGGCACTGCCGGGCATCCGCGGCTGGTTCAAAAAATCTGAATTCGTGGCCCTGCAAGATGCCAGCTTTGCCATCCCCCTCGGTCAGACTTTGGGCGTGGTGGGTGAGTCCGGCTCGGGCAAATCCACCCTGGCCCTGGCCGTGCTGGGTTTGCAGGCCTATGGCGGTGCGGTGCAAATAGGCGGGCAGACGTGGGGCCGGGAGGCGGGCAGGAACAAAGCGTTGCGCGCCACCATCCAGGTGGTGTTCCAGGACCCGTTTTCTTCCCTGTCACCGCGCCTGACGGTGGAAGAAATCGTGGGGGAGGGCTTGCGCGTGCACGCGCCGCAGCACAACGCCACCGAGCGCCAGCGCCAGGTTCTGCAGGCCTTGGCCGACGTGGGCATGGACGAGGCGCAGTTCCCCGGCCTGCTGCAGCGCTACCCGCATGCGTTCTCCGGCGGCCAGCGCCAGCGCCTGGCGATTGCCCGGGCGCTGATCGTGCAACCGCAGCTTTTGGTGCTGGACGAGCCCACCAGCGCGCTGGACGTGACCATCCAGCAGCAGGTGCTGCAATTGCTGCAACGCCTGCAGCGCGAACGCGGCCTGGCCTACCTGTTGATCACCCACGACATGGACGTGATCCGCGCCATGGCGCACCAGGTGCTGGTGGTGCAAAACGGTGAAATCGTGGAATCGGGCGCTGTGCACCAGGTGCTGGACGCTCCGCACCATCCCTACACACGAACTTTGGTTGCGGCAAGCACGTAG